From a region of the Castanea sativa cultivar Marrone di Chiusa Pesio chromosome 10, ASM4071231v1 genome:
- the LOC142612176 gene encoding uncharacterized protein LOC142612176 translates to MKVHDPAPKKQNMKTAQYGVASKKLRRLPHVFARVLELPIRSTVDVSVQETSDSLRFIVTTTNNNKDTSNMSQVRAHTIKILPGMTKVVIKGMGGGDDEFDVWRFRLPPSTRPKMTSARFSGGELVVTVPKGVDTANDSYSDDDDNDNNGEIKVKVEGWVGGSGRLIFIQ, encoded by the coding sequence ATGAAGGTTCATGACCCAGCACCAAAGAAGCAAAACATGAAGACAGCCCAATACGGCGTTGCTTCCAAGAAGCTCCGAAGACTCCCCCACGTGTTCGCTAGAGTCCTCGAGCTTCCTATACGCTCAACCGTCGACGTTTCAGTTCAAGAAACCTCTGACTCTCTTCGTTTCATtgtcaccaccaccaacaacaacaaagacaCGTCAAATATGAGCCAAGTGAGAGCCCACACGATCAAAATCTTGCCGGGCATGACGAAAGTTGTGATTAAAGGAATGGGCGGTGGAGATGATGAGTTTGATGTTTGGCGGTTTAGGCTCCCGCCTTCTACGAGGCCTAAGATGACAAGCGCGAGATTTAGTGGTGGTGAACTTGTCGTCACCGTGCCCAAAGGTGTGGACACGGCAAATGATAGTTATAGCGATGACGACGACAACGACAACAACGGTGAAATTAAAGTAAAAGTGGAGGGTTGGGTTGGAGGGAGTGGGAGACTGATTTTTATACAGTAA